The genomic stretch gtacatagaccgccatccaactgcatctatgcctaaaaagtccaccttcgaggttatcatccgaaccccctccggtattaagttgcaaagcaacggacaattgcattaagtatggtgcgtaatgtaatcaacaactacatccttagacatagcatcaatgttttatccctagtggcaacagcacatccacaaccttagaactttacgtcatctgtcccagattcaatggaggcatgaacccactatcgagcataaatactccctcttggagttaagagtaaaaacttggccgagcctctactaataacggagagcatgcaagatcataaacaacacatgaacaatagattgataatcaccataatcatagtactctctatccatcggatcccgacaaacacaacatatagaattacatatagatgatcttgatcatgttaggcagctcacaagatccaacaatgaagcacaacaaggagaagacgaccatctagctactgctatggacccatggtccgggggtgaactactcactcatcactccggaggcgaccatggcggtgtagagtcctccgggagatgaatcccctctccggcagggtgccggaggcgatctccagaatcccccgagatgggattcgcggcggcggcgtctgcgtaaggttttccgtagcgtggctctcggtgcgggggtttcgcgacggaagctttaagtaggcggagggtcaacgcgggggccacacgaggggcccaggggtaggtcggcgcggccggggcctgggccgcgccggcctccctcctggcctcctcgtggccccacttcgttaggtcttcggtcttctggaagcttcgtgcaaaaataggaccctgggcgaaagtttcgtccaattccgagaatatttctttactaggatttctaaaccaaaaacagcgagaaaacagcaagcggctcttcggcatcttgttaataggttagttccggaaaatgcataaatatgacatataatgtgcataaaacatgtaggtatcatcaataaagtagcatggaacataagaaattatcgatacgttggagacgtatcagcatccccaagcttagttactgctcgtcccgagcgaggtaaaacgataacaaagataatttctgaagtgacatgccatcataatcttgatcatactatttgtaaacatatgtaatgaatgcagcgatcaaagcaaaggtaatgacatgagtaaacaactgaatcataaagcaaagacttttcatgaatagtacttcaagacaagcatcaataagtcttgcataagagttaactcataaagcaataaatcgaagtaaaggtgttgaagcaacacataggaagattaagtttcagcggttgctttcaacttataacatgtatatctcatggatattgtcaacataaagtaatataacaagtgcaatatgcaagtatgtaggaatcaatgcacagttcacacaagtgtttgcttcttaaggtggagggagataggtaaactgactcaacaataaaagtaaaagaatggtccttcaaagaggaaagcatcgattgttgtatttgtgctagagcttttattttgaaaacatgaaacaattttgtcaacggtagtaataaagcatatgagttatgaaaattatattttacaagttgcaggcctcacgcatagtatactaatagtgcccgcacctcgtcctacttaacttggactaccggatcttcgcatgccatgtttcaaccaagtgtcacaaaggggtacctccatgccgctctgtacaaaggtctaaggagaatgctcgcatttcggatttctcgcttttgattattctcaacttagacatccataccgggacaacatggacaacagataatggactcctcttaaatgcataagcatgtagcaaagttattattctcatatgagattgaggttatatgtccaaaactgaaacttccaccatggttcatggctttagttagcggcccaatgttcttctctaacaattttgcatgctccaaccactaaaatgatagatccttcagacaagacggacatgcatatcaactcacatgatattcaacaatagttgatggcgttccccagaagcatggttatcgcacaacaagcaacttaataaaatataaagtgcataagtacatattcaatactacgatagtttttaaggctattttgtcccatgagctatatattgcaaaggtgaatgatggaattttaaaggtagcactcaagcaatttactttggaatggcggagaaataccatgtagtaggtaggtatggtggacacaaatggcatagtagttggctcaaggattttggatgcatgagaagtattccctctcgatacaaggtttaggctagcaaggttatttgaagcaaactcaaggatgaacaagtgcagcaagactcacataaaagacatattgtaaacattataagactctacaccgtcttccttgttgttcaaaactcaatactagatattatctagaccttagagaaaccaaatatgcaaatcaaattttagcaagctctatgtatttcttcattaatgggtgcaaagcatatgatgcaagagcttaaacatgagcacaacaattgccaagtatcacattatccaagacattttagaattactacatgtagcattttccaattccaaccatataacaatttaacgaagaagaaacttcgccttgaacattatgagtaaagcctaaggacacatgtgtccatatgcaacagcggagcgtgtctctctcccacaaagtgaatgctaggatccatcttattcaaacaaaaacaaaaacaaaaacaaaccgacgctccaagcaaagaatacaagatgtgactgaataaaaatatagtttcggggaggaactcgatgatgttgtcgatgaagaaggggatgccttgggcatccccaagcttagacgcttgagtcttcttaaaatatgcaggggtgaaccacgggggcatccccaagcttagaagctttcactcctcttgatcatagtatatcattctcctctcttgacccttgaaaacttccttcacaccaaacttcaagcaaactcattagagggttagtgcacaattaataattcactcattcagaggtgacacaatcattattttcacttctggacattgcataatgctactggacattagtggatcaaagaaataaatccaacatagcaaaagaggcaatgcgaaataaaaggcagaatctgtcaaaaacagaacagtccgtaaagacgaatttaaagttggcactagacttgctcaaatggaaaaactcaaaactaatgaaagttgcgtacatatctgaggatcacgctcgtaaattggcagattttttcgaattttctacagagaattgtgcccagattcgtgacagacagcaatgctgtttctgcgcagcgatcccaaatataacatcaactttgacatagaaactttacttggcacaaaaacttgataaggagaggttgctacagtagtaaacaacttccaagactcaacaaaacaaaaaattgctgtaggtaaaaacatgggttgtctcccataagcgcttttctttaacgcctttcagctaggcgcagaaagtgcaaatcaagtaacatcgagagtagaagcatcaacatcatagcttgttctaataatagaatcaaaaggcaacttaattctctttctagggaagtgttccatacctttcttgagaggaaattgatatttaatattaccttccctcatatcaataacagcaccaacagttcgaagaaaaggtcttcccaacacaataggacaagatgcattgcattcgatatccaagacaacaaaatcaacggggacaaggttattgttaaccgtaatatgcacattatcaatcctccccaaaggtttctttttaacattatcggtaagattaacatccaaataacaattcttcaatggtggcaagtaaagcatatcataaatctttttaggcataacagaaatacttgcaccaagatcacataaagcattacgttcaaagtcattgaatttcattttaatgatgggctcccaaccatcctctaactttctaggaatagaagtctcaagttttagtttctcttctctagcttttatgagagcatttgtaatatgttttgtaaaggctaaatttatagcactagcattaggacttttagcaagtttttgtaagaactttataacttcagagatgtggcaatcatcaaaatctaaatcattatgagctatagcaatgggatcattattcccaaggttggaaaaaatttcagcgagttttatcacaagcggtttcgagcagttttagcaatttcaggcagttttgtgcgctttgcactaggagtagaaacattgccaacaccaattattttaccattgatagtaggaggtgcagcaacatgtgaagatttagcattactagtggtggtaatagtccaaactttagctacattattctctttagctagtttttcattttcttctctatcccacctagcacgtagttcagccattaatcttatattctcattaattctaacttggatggcatttgctgtagtagtaatcttattatcaatatcattattgggcataactttcaattttaaagattaacatcagaggcaagtctatcaactctagaagcaatagtatcaattttatcaagcttttcctcaacagatttgttaaaagcagtttgtgtactaataaattctttaagcatagcttcaagaccagagggtacattcctattattgttgtaagaattcccataagaattaccataaccattaccattagcgaaggatatggcctatagttattaccgagttgttcctataagcattgttgttgaaattattatttttaatgaaattcacatcaacattttcttcttgagcaaccaatgaagctaaaggaacattatttggatctacattagatctaccattcacaagcatagacataatcacatcaatcttatcactcaaggaagaggtttcctcaacgaatttaccttcttaccttgtggagctctttccgtgtgccattcgagtaatttatcatcatatcatcaagaagttttgtagccgcccccaatgtgatggacataaaggtacctccagcagctgaatccaataaattccgcgaagaaaaatttagtcctgcatagaaggtttggataatcatccaagtagtcagttcatgggttgggcaattctttaccaaagttttcattctctcccaagcttgagcaacatgttcagtatctaattgtttaaaattcattatgctacttctcaaagatataattttagcgggaggataatatctaccaataaaagcatccttgcatttagtccatgaatcaatactattcttaggcaaagatagcaaccaatctttagctcttcctcttaatgagaaaggaaacactttcaatttaataatatcaccatctacatctttatacttttgcatttcacaaagttcaacaaaattattgagatgggcagcggcatcatcggaactagcaccgagaaaattgttctctcatgacaagatttagtaaagcgaggtttaatttcaaagaattctcgctgtagtagcgaggtggagcaataggtgtgcataggaaatcattattatttgcatttgtgaagtcacacaatttagtattttcatggttggccattttagcaacagtaaataaaacaaactagataaagtaaatgcaagtaactaatttttttgtgttttcgatatagagagcaagacagtaaataaagtaaaactagcaactaatttttttttgtgttttgatttagtgcagcaaacaaagtagtaaataaaataaagcaagacaaaaacaaagtaaagagattgagaagtggagactccccttgcgagcgtgtcttgatctccccggcaacggcgccggaaatttagcttgatacgcgtagatgcacacgtccgttgggaaccccaagtggaaggtatgatgcgtatagaagcaagtttccctcagtatgaaaccaaggtttaatcgaaccagtaggagccaagaagcacgttgaaggttgatggtcgcgaaatgtgatgcggcgcaacaccgaggattccggcgccaacgcggaacctgcacaacacaacccaagtactttgtcccaacgaaacggtgaggttgtcaatctcatcggcttgctgtaacaaaggattaaacgtatcgagtggaagatgtttgcaaagaaaacgagtaaacacaattgcagtagattgtatgctatgtaaagaataggaccggggtccacagttcactagaggtgtctctcccataagataaagcatgttgggtgaacaaattacggtcgggcaattgacaaatagagaaaggcataacaatgcatatacatgacatggtaaatatagtgagatttaattgggcattacgacaaagtacatagaccgccatccaactgcatctatgcctaaaagtccaccttcgggttatcatccgaaccccctccagtattaagttgcaaagcaacgagacaattgcattaagtatggtgcgtaatgtaatcaacaactacatccttagacatagcatcaatgttttatccctagtggcaacagcacatccacaaccttagaactttacgtcctttgtcccggattcaatggaggcatgaacccactatcgagcataaatactccctcttggagttaagagtaaaaacttggccgagcctctactaataacggagagcatgcaagatcataaacaacacatgaacaatagattgataatcaccataatcatagtactctctatccatcggatcccgacaaacacaacatatagaattacatatagatgatcttgatcatgttaggcagctcacaagatccaacaatgaagcacaacaaggagaagacgaccatctagctactgctatggacccatggtccaggggtgaactactcactcatcactccggaggcgaccatggcggtgtagagtcctccgggagatgaatcccctctccggcagggtgccggaggcgatctccagaatcccccgagatgggattcgcggcggcgtctctgtaaggttttccgtatcgtggctctcggtactgggggtttcgcgacggaagctttaagtaggcggagggtcaacgcggggggccacacgaggggcccgggggtaggtcggcgcggccggggcccgggccgcgccggcctccctcccggcctcctcgtggccccacttcgttaggtcttcggtcttccggaagcttcgtgcaaaaataggaccactgggcgaaagtttcgtccaattccgagaatatttctttactaggatttactgaaaccaaaaacagcagaaaacgacaagcggctcttcggcatcttgttaataggttagttccagaaaatgcataaatatgacatataatgtgcataaaacatgtaggtatcatcaataaagtagcatggaacataagaaattatcgatacgttggagacgtatcattaccCCTAGAATAATTTGTGTGatctatgtgtgtgcttagtatatctCTTGATCTATtgagtgattgtatcctcgtattcgtgtatagacgctagtaccggagaataccaggaagaggaaggattctaccccgaagaagaagagaactttgaccacatcaacaaccaaggcaagctaacactacgCAAGCTCtatggttgcaagctaatattcttgcaagtgcaagtcCTACCAAGGACAAGGCACTCTCATCCTTTCTTATGAAGCatcagcctatcccaagttttactacAAGTTGTATTTGCCAGTTTTATTGCTTTgggttatcaaagtactttttgattcatgattcaatgaggttaatgttagattagtacaagagtatcaaagttagcctagaagcaaagcaatatacttagcacccctcatatctagatgctagtgctaaattaaaaatgactactctagatgggaacatgtgtggtgaaataatgatgatgatgaaattgatgaaatgaattttgaaggtgaatatgaccaagagaagatagtgatttttgaataAAAGCTGAtatttggtttggatgcgatacctttccaatttttgagtacccccacaatacctgattatgggtaagggcttaactagcaatttatgtatcttagtatgggttccctctgaacacacgtcataggggttatgccgaggctgcctccgttgttgagaaatgatgtgaattgaggtgaattttacggccaagccctgtgcagttcccaggttgacagttggtcttcacttgggaggccaagctcatggggagaggtgctcatactaggatttgtaaatgaaaggttatggttgatgatccgcgtatcgtgttacgatgattcggggttatcccgacggatgaaatcaaatgttgtggcacaagtgtgcaacctccgcgagtgtaaacctattcgaatagccgtgtccacggttacggacggttggaaaggccatgctTGTTACCAGTGTCAGGTTCTttgaaaatagtgatgcaatgaatggtgaattggtgacttgtttttgaaacacaacttgagttgtgggaatgacactaatgttcccacttgagtagttaGTACATGAAGAGTCTTTCTTTCCAATACTTGTGAActcaaaattggctttatgcaaaagaaactagagcttagtacccctttactagaattgatagtacttacactagtattagtttgcgattactttaaagtactcacggctgtgtccctggctattcaaatggccagactatgaagaggcgcagcagtatgaagatgatggacagcaggacgtctacgacaactaggactactcctgatgtcaagcgttggcctgtggactatagagtccttgtatcttacgcttccgatatgaacttatgtttgttcgttgatcagttcgttgatcactagatcaactatttgtgtaatatggatcatgtgattccaagttgtaagactttatgatttgtaatgaatgatgacttatgatattcaactgttatgtctcgcaacaacaatattcctgggattgcgatgtatggcataacaggcacctggacttaaaacccgggtgttgacacctaAGGAAGATTTAACAGGTCCCAAAGACAACAGGAGACTAACAGACACAAAAGCCATCACTAGTTTTGGGATACTCCAGGGGATTCAACAGACCAAAACAGCTTCAGGGGGCGTTGATTAGCAGCATCTGCCTATTGCCAGAAGCAGCGGATGGAGCGAAGAAGGCGATCGTCGCGGAGTGCATCGGCTTTTAGCGCCTCCGAGTCAGCTGCTCCTTGTCCACCTCCTTTTGAAGACCTGCCCGGTACAATAACATCGAAATAGTGTAGAAGATGATCTCACTAGGTGATCTGAAAATATGCTTCTCGAAAGTAACTTTATTCCTAACGGACCAAATCGCCCAACAAGCGGCAGCAATAAGAACCACATAGAAACATTCCATGCGAGGGATGAACGAATGAAACCAGGCCATAGCTTGCCAAAACGAATTTGGCACACAACGAGCACCAATAGACATTCCCCGAATTCCCCACACAATGAATTCCCTCTTGTTTTTGTGGATAACATATGACTTGTTTCGTAGAATTTTCGCTATTAATTGTTATCGCACAGAATCCTGTCCAAAAATTAAGGGACGATGTAGTTGCACACAAGCTCGCTTAGAACTTTCTCTTGAATATAACGACGGCTTCTTATTATATGATCTAGCTATCTCAATCTTGGTAAATCCAAGAAGAGAGCAAGCTGCATGAACAGAACATCAGCTTCTTATTGTATGATCTAGCACTATCTCAAACTTGGTAAATCCAAGAAGAGAGCAAGCTGCATATACGTACGCCAGCTGGTGAATTCGCAAAGTAGCTAGCCGATGATGGGGACTTCGGCAACGGTGTCAACGAAGAGGCGCACACGCTCGATGCGGTAGTCCATGGTCACCGGTGAATCCGCCGGCACCACGACGATATTAGCATCCGGCTTGTCCTTCAAAATCGCCTTCGTGGCCTCTTCCACGGACTTCCCCACCAACTCCGGCCATGAAGTCTTGTTGCCACCGGTGGCAGTGCTCCCTTGGACGGGGCTGCACATGTCGGAACTCATCTTTGCTGATTAACTCCTAAATCAAAATAAATTATAAAAATAGTCAAACGAGAGCACTTTGAAGAATCTGGTAATCAAATTAAATAATGAGAAGTCCCACACTAACCTGGTAATGAAACCGAGGACCAACTCGTCTGATTGAAGATGTTGAACTCATCAGCTTAATCTGAATATATTGGCCATCAAGCTGTAGGTTACTTAATGTGTACACAATGTAAGTGAATACGTTCTAGATTCACATGGGTGGTGGCAACGTGACGGAAAGATATCACATTTGTCTTTAGTTAGTACTACGTGCCTACACATCACCAGATAAGGTGATGCTTATCTATCTCAAGCAGAAAAAGGGTGAATGGgttttagcacggcaaagactttgTCATGTTTCGGAGAACATACACACGCCAAAGGTCAGTTTCTGCGTCAATTTGTGCTGCGAGACCTATGTCGTGTGCAGACACACGACAAAATCTTTGCCATGTTCCGAAACTCGATTTCCGGTCGTGAGATTGATGGTGGCAATGTGGCAAAAGATACCCTTTTGTCCTTAGTTAGTACTACGTGCCTAGACATCACCAGATAAGGTGATGCTTATCTATCTCAAGCAGAAAAAGGGTGAATGGTTTTTGTGGGTAACATTTGGATAGTTTTGTACTACATTCATGACTATTTCGCAAAATTGTTTCTATTAATTGTTATTGTTTCTATTAATTGTTATCACACAAAATCCTGTCCAAAAACCAAGTTCAAATTACAATACAACTAAGAAAAGGGGGTAGGAGAAAGGAAGCGAGTTGGCGCAGTATCAGAAAACCCACTGTGGATAACATCCACTATGGGGCAAAAACCTGATATCACAAACCGAAACTCCGTCACAAGTATTCCCAGGAAAAACACACAAACCTAAGGAAGATTTAACAGGTCCCAAAGACAACGGGAGACTAACGAGACACGAAAGCCATCACTAGTTTTGGGATACTCCGGGGGCTTCAACGAGACCAAAACAGCTTCGGGGGCGTTGATTAGCAGACATCCGCACTGTTGCCGGAAGCGGCGGATGGAGCGAGAGAAGGCGATCGTCGCGGAGTGCATCAGCTTTTTAGCGCCTCCAGTCAGCTGCTCCTTGTCCACCTCCTTTTGAAGACCTACCCAGTACAATAACATCGAAATAGTGTAGAAGATGATCTCACTAGGTGATCTGAAAATATGCTTCTCGAAAGTAACTTTATTCCTAACGGACCAAATCGCCCAACAAGCAGCGGCAATAAGAACCACATAGAAACGTTCCATGCGAGGGATGAACGAATGAAACCAGGCCATAGCTTGCCAAAACGAATTTGGCACACAACGAGCACCAATAGACATTCCCCGAATTCCCCACACAATGAATTCCCTCTTGTTTTTGTGGATAACATATGACTGTTTCGTAGAATTTTCGCTATTAATTGTTATCGCACAGAATCCTGTCCAAAAATTAAGGGACGATGTAGTTGCACACAAGCTCGCTTAGAACTTTCTCTTGAATATAACAGCAGCTTCTTATTATATGATCTAGCTATCTCAATCTTGGTAAATCCAAGAAGAGAGCAAGCTGCATGAACAGAACATCAGCTTCTTATTGTATGATCTAGCACTATCTCAAACTTGGTAAATCCAAGAAGAGAGCAAGCTGCATATATATACGCCAGTTGGTGAACTCGCAAAGCTAGCCGACCCTGGGGACCTCGGCAACAGTGTCAACGAAGAGGCGTACACGATCGATGCGGTAGTCCAAGGTGACCGGTGACCCCACCGGCACCACGACGATCTGCGCCTCAGGCTTGTCCTTCAAAATCACCTTCGTCGCCTCCTCCACGGACAtccccaccacctccggccacgatgtcttgttgccaccggTGGCAGTGCTCCCTTGGACAGGGCTGCACATGTCGGAACTCATCTTTGCTGATTAACTCCTAAATCAAAATAAATTATAAAAATAGTCAAACGAGAGCACTTTGAAGAATCTGGTAATCAAATTAAATAATGAGAAGTCCCACACTAACCTGGTAATGAAACCGAGGACCAACTCGTCTGATTGAAGATGTTGAACATCAGCTTAATCTGAATATATAGGCCATCAAGCTGTAGGTTACTTAATGTGTACACAATGTAAGTGAGTACGTGCTAGATTCACATGGGTGTTGGCAACGTGACGGAAAGATATCACATTTGTCTTTAGTTAGTACTACGTGCCTACACATCACCAGATAAGGTGATGCTTATCTATCTCAAGCAGAAAAAGGGTGAATGGgttttagcacggcaaagacttcgTCGTGTTTCGGAGAAGATACACACGCCAAAGGTCAGTTTCTGCGTCAATTTGTGTTGCGAGACCTATGCCGTGTGCAGACACACGGAAAAATCTTTGCCATGTTCCGAAACTCGATTTCCGGTCGTGATATTGATGGTGGCAATGTGGCAAAAGATACCCTTTTGTCCTTAGTTAGTACTACGTGCCTAGACATCACCAGATAAGGTGATGCTTATCTATATATCTCAAGCAGAAAAAGGGTGAATGGTTTTTGTGGGTAACATTTGGATAGTTTTGTACTACATTCATGACTATTTCGCAAAATTGTTTCTATTAATTGTTATTGTTTCTATTAATTGTTATCACACAAAATCATGTCCAAAAACCAAGTTCGAATTACAATACAACTAAGAAAAGGGGGTAGGAGAAAGGAAGCGAGTTGGCGCAGTATCAGGAAACCCACTGTGGATAACATCCACTATGGGGCAAAAACCTGATATCACAAACCGAAACTCCGTCACAAGTATTCCCAGGAAAAACACACAAACCTAAGGAAGATTTAACGAGTCCCAAAGACAACA from Lolium rigidum isolate FL_2022 chromosome 4, APGP_CSIRO_Lrig_0.1, whole genome shotgun sequence encodes the following:
- the LOC124646440 gene encoding subtilisin-chymotrypsin inhibitor WSCI-like → MSSDMCSPVQGSTATGGNKTSWPEVVGMSVEEATKVILKDKPEAQIVVVPVGSPVTLDYRIDRVRLFVDTVAEVPRVG